A window from Centropristis striata isolate RG_2023a ecotype Rhode Island chromosome 2, C.striata_1.0, whole genome shotgun sequence encodes these proteins:
- the LOC131992054 gene encoding chemokine-like factor — protein sequence MSEDQNRTTTMEVDAAFIKSKRGILKVAELGTLFVGFVCFATAATPKFTAATALEFLITLFLVLLYLFKLNKKLTFFFWPLVDVFNSVFAAVYFVILSILALVTYTVTGMLVGGIVGLLTAGLLCADTYMLFKNITLNNRRSETQNQVNQ from the exons ATGTCGGAGGATCAAAACAGAACAACAACCATGGAGGTGGACGCTGCTTTTATCAAATCCAAGAGGGGGATCCTGAAAGTAGCAGAATTG GGGACTCTGTTTGtaggttttgtgtgttttgctaCAGCAGCCACACCAAAGTTCACTGCAGCCACAGCGCTGGAGTTTCTGATCACTTTATTTCTGGTGTTGCTGTACCTGTTTAAACTCAACAAGAAGCTGACTTTCTTCTTTTGGCCTCTAGTC GATGTTTTTAACTCCGTGTTTGCAGCAGTCTACTTTGTTATCCTGAGCATACTGGCGTTGGTGACATACACTGTCACAGGCATGCTGGTTGGAGGG ATAGTTGGTCTCCTGACAGCTGGGCTGCTGTGTGCTGACACCTACATGCTTTTCAAGAACATCACATTAAACAACCGAAGAAGTGAAACCCAGAATCAAGTCaaccaatga